A section of the Pseudorasbora parva isolate DD20220531a chromosome 2, ASM2467924v1, whole genome shotgun sequence genome encodes:
- the LOC137040349 gene encoding inositol 1,4,5-trisphosphate receptor-interacting protein-like 2 — protein sequence MSVYTLNLRLFWPLVTCILTTLLLLHQYIIRGSEDQGNDCSDQGPGAVTLFKYILAFILCYFFIKYCSAQPGSARGAFHKVPEGHGKVGASKRELLDDHYERHVRLSPHVLGHSKAHVAKLVSELVRVGRTDVPPESSLAFRGDFIQIGSSYEEHKVGSPDCFDILVPLRVPRGLKLEASVCTDKHGGPPQCTLNTPRKAEWARRHKAFTNTFMHLDSAQSVYRMSPDSIQRWFYAATQRCLATFRYLFEQRCSLSLSLSDEQQVLLRLTPRSDYVCCHISMGIRLIPAFPLSDGAFLVATRRGQRGEDLWTVYFPRQEQRLLAWLKARLPSNSCHLKCLQLLKEVRNLSGEMLDQKSGAEWGGVLSSYALKTTWLRMLLSTPPEAWEECNLVARLDDLLRSLRDGLQSRALCHLLLGGSNGLLPDFVALPKLVKETVPSNLWAEFSDITLDMVSARLAYSWNHLPRLIRLGRPQRTSLGRGVHCKYVDTE from the coding sequence ATGAGCGTTTACACCCTCAACCTTAGGTTGTTCTGGCCACTGGTCACTTGCATCCTCACCACTCTGCTGCTGCTGCACCAGTACATCATCAGAGGATCTGAGGACCAAGGGAACGACTGCTCTGATCAGGGACCTGGAGCTGTCACACTCTTCAAATACATCCTAGCATTCATCTTGTGTTACTTCTTCATAAAGTACTGCTCAGCTCAACCTGGCTCTGCTAGGGGGGCTTTCCACAAAGTTCCAGAGGGGCATGGAAAAGTAGGTGCCTCCAAGAGAGAGCTACTAGACGATCACTACGAGAGGCATGTGCGCCTCTCTCCACATGTGCTGGGCCACAGCAAAGCCCATGTTGCCAAGCTGGTGAGTGAACTTGTAAGAGTGGGTCGCACCGATGTCCCGCCAGAATCTTCACTGGCCTTCCGCGGGGACTTTATCCAGATCGGCAGTTCCTACGAGGAGCACAAGGTGGGCTCACCTGACTGCTTTGACATCCTTGTTCCTCTGCGGGTACCTCGTGGGCTAAAATTGGAGGCCAGCGTTTGCACTGACAAGCATGGAGGGCCACCGCAGTGCACGCTGAACACACCACGCAAGGCAGAGTGGGCACGTCGTCACAAGGCGTTTACGAACACGTTTATGCATTTGGACAGTGCTCAAAGTGTCTATAGGATGAGCCCAGATTCCATACAGCGCTGGTTTTACGCGGCCACCCAGCGCTGCCTCGCTACTTTCCGTTACCTATTTGAGCAGCGCTGCTCCCTCAGCCTGTCTCTCAGTGACGAGCAGCAAGTGCTCCTCCGTCTGACACCCCGCTCTGATTATGTCTGCTGCCACATCTCCATGGGCATTCGGCTGATCCCAGCCTTTCCTCTGAGTGATGGTGCCTTCTTGGTGGCAACCCGGCGGGGGCAACGAGGAGAAGACCTTTGGACAGTGTACTTTCCCAGGCAGGAGCAGAGACTGCTGGCATGGCTGAAAGCAAGACTTCCCTCCAACTCCTGTCATCTTAAGTGCCTTCAACTCCTAAAAGAAGTACGTAACCTCAGTGGGGAGATGCTGGACCAGAAGTCCGGAGCTGAATGGGGAGGAGTGCTTTCATCCTATGCTCTGAAGACCACTTGGCTTCGTATGCTGCTCAGTACGCCCCCTGAGGCCTGGGAAGAGTGCAACCTTGTGGCCCGGCTGGATGATCTTCTACGCAGTTTAAGGGATGGCCTACAGTCTCGGGCTCTCTGCCATTTACTCCTTGGAGGCAGTAATGGGCTTCTGCCAGACTTTGTTGCTCTGCCCAAACTTGTGAAGGAGACTGTGCCCTCCAACCTGTGGGCAGAATTCAGTGACATCACCCTTGATATGGTCTCCGCCCGACTGGCCTACTCATGGAACCACCTCCCTCGCCTAATTCGCCTCGGGCGACCACAGAGGACCAGCCTTGGCAGAGGTGTTCACTGCAAATATGTTGATACAGAGTAA
- the apnl gene encoding actinoporin-like protein, with protein MTESAEAAAASVSSRRHATIEITNLTSNFCLINPKIYLDSGETSNPPQPTVRPLKTEVCTFSKTSAHATGSVGVLTYDLFERSKNDYIETLAIMFSVPWDYNLYKNWFGVGIYPKGKECDQALYKEMYYQKNQQGFVREEANGSGINFEGKCLDIRATMCPLGRGIIKLEVWDKMFSPLSQQVC; from the exons ATGACTGAGTCTGCTGAGGCTGCCGCTGCCAGCGTGAGCAGCAGGAGACACGCAACCATAGAGATCACCAACCTGACAAGCAACTTCTGCCTCATCAACCCAAA GATCTATCTGGACAGTGGTGAAACCTCCAACCCACCTCAACCCACAGTTCGCCCCCTCAAGACTGAAGTATGCACTTTCAGCAAGACTAGTGCTCACGCCACCGGCAGCGTGGGGGTTCTGACCTACGACCTGTTCGAGCGAAGCAAAAATGACTATATTGAGACACTGGCTATAATGTTTTCTGTCCCCTGGGACTACAATCTGTATAAGAATTGGTTTGGAGTAGGTATCTACCCAAAAGGAAAGGAGTGTGACCAGGCCCTTTATAAAGAAATgtattatcaaaaaaatcagCAGGGCTTTGTGAGGGAGGAGGCCAATGGGTCAGGCATTAACTTTGAGGGCAAATGCCTGGACATCAGGGCCACCATGTGTCCGTTAGGCAGGGGTATCATAAAACTGGAGGTGTGGGACAAAATGTTCTCTCCTTTGAGTCAGCAAGTCTGTTAA
- the LOC137053144 gene encoding bryoporin-like, protein MSTGEAVSATINTNRNCTVEITNVSSVYCLINPKVYMSSGFSCHPPQPSIRTAKTEVCSFTKDDNTATGAVGILTYDLFHMQNHMCTERMAILFSVPFDYHLYKNVMGIGLFESSRGCDKALYKHMYEGKDFSQFTRVDAGGSGITHRGKKVDLRATMSPVGKAIIKLEVYDKMG, encoded by the exons ATGTCGACTGGAGAGGCCGTGTCAGCAACTATAAACACTAACAGGAACTGTACAGTGGAGATCACCAACGTTAGTAGTGTTTACTGCCTTATCAATCCAAA AGTCTACATGTCCAGTGGGTTCAGTTGCCATCCTCCCCAACCCTCCATCCGCACTGCCAAGACCGAGGTTTGCTCATTCACAAAGGATGACAACACTGCCACTGGGGCTGTGGGCATCTTGACCTATGACCTCTTCCACATGCAGAATCACATGTGCACTGAGCGCATGGCCAttcttttctctgttcccttcgACTACCACCTCTACAAGAATGTCATGGGCATTGGGTTGTTTGAGAGCAGCCGTGGATGTGACAAGGCTCTGTACAAGCACATGTATGAGGGAAAGGACTTCAGCCAGTTCACCCGTGTAGACGCAGGGGGATCCGGAATCACCCACAGAGGAAAGAAAGTAGACTTAAGGGCGACCATGTCTCCTGTGGGCAAGGCCATTATTAAGCTAGAGGTGTACGATAAGATGGgctaa